A genomic window from Thermoanaerobaculales bacterium includes:
- a CDS encoding class I SAM-dependent methyltransferase, whose amino-acid sequence MAQSVFDEHAEKYDSWFLANPRVLESEVLMIRRALGEPGRALSVGCGSGLFEHILRTSHGVDIRHGVEPAAEMAAIARKRGMEVTAGTAEQLPCGDAEFDTVLLNGVPSYTADLEAAFHEAFRALRPGGHVVVADVPAESSYGLVYRLAAEIGSWEHEHLRKVAPPHPYPVEFAAAARWRTTPEKVELLRRLGFEGFEFFQTLTRHPKYSDELVEQPIPGFDRGDYVAIRARKP is encoded by the coding sequence ATGGCGCAGTCCGTGTTCGACGAGCACGCCGAGAAGTACGACTCCTGGTTCCTCGCCAACCCGCGGGTGCTCGAGTCCGAGGTGCTGATGATCCGGCGCGCCCTCGGCGAGCCCGGGAGGGCCCTGAGCGTCGGCTGCGGCAGCGGGCTGTTCGAGCACATTCTGCGGACCAGCCACGGCGTCGACATCCGCCACGGCGTCGAGCCGGCGGCGGAGATGGCGGCGATCGCCAGGAAGCGGGGCATGGAGGTGACGGCTGGGACCGCCGAGCAGCTGCCGTGCGGCGACGCCGAGTTCGACACCGTGCTGCTCAACGGCGTGCCGAGCTACACCGCGGACCTCGAGGCAGCCTTCCACGAGGCCTTCCGGGCGCTGCGGCCGGGCGGCCACGTGGTGGTCGCGGACGTCCCGGCCGAGAGCTCCTATGGCCTGGTCTACCGGCTCGCGGCCGAGATCGGGAGCTGGGAGCACGAGCACCTCCGGAAGGTCGCGCCGCCCCACCCCTACCCGGTCGAGTTCGCCGCCGCCGCGCGCTGGCGGACCACCCCGGAGAAGGTCGAGCTGTTGCGCCGGCTGGGCTTCGAAGGCTTCGAGTTCTTCCAGACTCTGACCCGGCATCCCAAGTACTCGGATGAGCTGGTCGAGCAGCCGATCCCAGGCTTTGACCGCGGCGACTACGTCGCGATCCGGGCGCGGAAGCCGTAA
- a CDS encoding thermonuclease family protein gives MKLARLFVVIALAGAGAMLAVPVVAGPDEAGTDAVKATCIRVVDGDTIVVRCDKRQMTIDLVGVDAPELGQPWGREVRSFVRDMVEGNKVTVEITEAGESGGTARVLVGGEDMSRLLAERGLAWATAGGELQDLVDKARSAPCGLWRDAEPVPPWQFRERAA, from the coding sequence ATGAAACTCGCACGCCTCTTCGTTGTCATCGCCCTCGCGGGAGCCGGCGCCATGCTGGCCGTGCCGGTCGTGGCCGGTCCGGATGAAGCGGGAACGGATGCCGTGAAGGCCACGTGCATCAGGGTGGTCGACGGCGACACCATCGTCGTCAGGTGCGACAAGCGGCAGATGACCATCGACCTCGTCGGCGTCGACGCGCCGGAGCTCGGCCAGCCCTGGGGCAGGGAGGTCCGCAGCTTCGTCCGCGACATGGTCGAGGGGAACAAGGTCACGGTCGAGATCACCGAGGCCGGCGAGAGCGGCGGCACGGCGCGGGTGCTGGTGGGCGGCGAGGACATGTCGCGGCTGCTCGCCGAGCGCGGGCTGGCGTGGGCGACCGCTGGTGGCGAGCTGCAGGATCTGGTCGACAAGGCCAGGTCGGCGCCCTGCGGCCTCTGGCGTGACGCCGAGCCGGTGCCGCCGTGGCAGTTCCGGGAGAGAGCCGCCTGA
- a CDS encoding right-handed parallel beta-helix repeat-containing protein, which yields MRVALVIVSVLAAGGAAAWACVVDVEGGDSFNSINDALATLDKEVRNRLNISGTCTEAVVIDGFSELVVWAAPGAGIVRPVPGSGEPEQAALTIKGSRVSVEGLTIEGPGLYGYSPALVIVSRSSLLFGGCTIRDSAPATGLDAQDHSDVQIIGTTVADNGTGIAAGTSAHVQISNFWGDLNTIENNGSGISASRDALVEVGLAIIRNNTQGAVGASNGAAVNLGSWGWGQVTITGNGLGDPNDPKYPNNPLPAVQASDGGIIWVIQPTAIVDNYGTGVGALSNGRVYVCCGASPEDTPITGNGGWGFDAWMGGGIYFWGPALVEGNLRGGVSVDSSEAYLCPAVLIFGNGDSSDPDSFGGLAVGTNARVQSSATVIDNHGPGVFISTGATADFGPDAVISGNRGYGVELEAASTAMFMDGATVNDNRGFDLVCSSGSVAGAPQGMHPVIGKKKCPTWTQLRGYPAWLEYLNEP from the coding sequence TTGCGTGTCGCACTCGTCATCGTCAGCGTCCTGGCAGCCGGCGGAGCAGCGGCCTGGGCATGCGTGGTTGATGTTGAGGGCGGGGACAGCTTCAACAGCATCAACGATGCCCTCGCAACCCTGGACAAGGAGGTGCGGAACCGGCTCAACATCTCGGGCACTTGCACCGAGGCGGTGGTCATCGATGGGTTCAGTGAACTCGTCGTTTGGGCTGCGCCCGGCGCGGGCATCGTGCGGCCGGTGCCGGGAAGTGGAGAACCGGAGCAAGCAGCTCTCACGATCAAGGGGTCCAGGGTCTCCGTCGAAGGCCTCACCATCGAGGGGCCCGGGCTGTACGGCTACTCACCGGCGCTGGTGATCGTGTCGCGCAGCAGCCTTCTCTTCGGTGGTTGCACGATCCGAGACAGCGCGCCGGCGACCGGGCTCGATGCCCAGGACCACAGCGACGTCCAGATCATCGGCACCACCGTGGCGGACAACGGGACCGGGATCGCTGCCGGCACGAGTGCGCACGTCCAGATCAGCAATTTCTGGGGTGACCTGAACACCATCGAGAACAACGGCAGCGGCATCTCTGCGAGCCGCGATGCGCTGGTGGAGGTCGGCCTGGCGATCATCCGGAACAACACGCAGGGAGCCGTCGGCGCGAGCAACGGGGCCGCCGTCAACCTGGGGTCGTGGGGCTGGGGCCAGGTGACCATCACCGGCAACGGGCTGGGCGATCCGAACGACCCGAAGTACCCCAACAACCCTCTGCCTGCAGTTCAGGCGAGTGACGGCGGCATCATCTGGGTCATCCAACCCACGGCGATCGTGGACAACTACGGAACCGGGGTCGGGGCGCTCAGCAACGGCAGGGTCTATGTTTGCTGCGGCGCCTCGCCGGAGGACACGCCGATCACCGGCAATGGGGGTTGGGGCTTCGACGCCTGGATGGGTGGCGGGATCTACTTCTGGGGCCCGGCTCTGGTGGAGGGCAATCTGAGAGGGGGCGTCTCGGTTGATTCGTCGGAAGCATACCTCTGTCCAGCCGTCCTCATCTTTGGAAACGGCGACTCCTCCGATCCAGACTCATTCGGAGGGTTGGCGGTCGGCACTAACGCGAGGGTTCAATCCAGCGCGACCGTGATCGACAACCACGGGCCCGGGGTGTTCATCTCGACCGGCGCGACGGCGGACTTCGGCCCGGATGCGGTTATCAGCGGCAACCGCGGCTACGGGGTCGAGCTCGAGGCAGCCTCGACCGCTATGTTTATGGACGGTGCGACGGTCAACGACAACCGGGGGTTCGATCTCGTCTGCTCGTCGGGCTCGGTCGCCGGCGCGCCGCAGGGGATGCACCCGGTCATCGGCAAGAAGAAGTGCCCGACCTGGACGCAGCTCCGGGGCTACCCGGCCTGGTTGGAGTACCTGAACGAGCCGTAG